In Capsicum annuum cultivar UCD-10X-F1 chromosome 11, UCD10Xv1.1, whole genome shotgun sequence, one genomic interval encodes:
- the LOC107846327 gene encoding LOW QUALITY PROTEIN: INO80 complex subunit B-like (The sequence of the model RefSeq protein was modified relative to this genomic sequence to represent the inferred CDS: deleted 1 base in 1 codon) — translation MKKKDKQMKESSETPVETKSEVGHTKRQRALPSGKEVKRTSSQVSTYTDHEKKELLSDGEAKRSKKMESTETPVETKSEVALTKRQPALLSSKEAKRISSQDSEYSDYEKKELLSDGEASRSKKKEKQLKESSETPVETKREIGLTTRQRALLLKRDSSTSSVDLIEFPSGLPPAPPQKQKQKLSEVELQLKRAKANQKRRMQHEKAAWESEAEAIRKILGQDSSRKKREEKLKTEQEELAQKAAKDLPPNTIRTVIGPSGTTVTISHDIGLPSIFDSKPCSYPPPREKCSGPSCENTYKYRDSKTNVPLCSLKCYKAIHEKMQDEKAS, via the exons ATGAAGAAGAAGGATAAACAAATGAAGGAGTCGTCTGAGACACCAGTTGAAACAAAGAGCGAAGTAGGTCATACAAAACGACAACGGGCTCTTCCGTCAGGCAAAGAAGTGAAGAGAACATCAAGTCAAGTTTCTACGTATACTGATCATGAGAAGAAAGAACTATTGTCTGATGGAGAGGCCAAGCGGTCTAAGAAGATGGAGTCGACTGAGACACCAGTAGAAACAAAGAGCGAAGTAGCACTCACAAAACGACAACCGGCTCTTCTCTCAAGCAAAGAAGCGAAGAGAATATCAAGTCAAGATTCTGAGTATAGTGATTATGAGAAGAAAGAACTATTGTCTGATGGAGAGGCCAGTCGatcaaagaagaaggagaaacaaCTGAAGGAGTCGTCTGAAACACCAGTTGAAACAAAGCGAGAAATAGGTCTCACAACACGACAACGGGCTCTTTTGTTAAAAAGGGATTCCTCTACTTCTTCTGTGGATCTGATTGAGTTTCCCAGCGGTTTACCTCCAGCACCGCCTCAAA AACAAAAGCAAAAGCTCTCAGAAGTTGAGCTGCAACTGAAAAGAGCAAAGGCTAATCAGAAACGTCGAATGCAACATGAGAAGGCAGCTTGGGAATCAGAG GCCGAGGCTATTAGAAAAATACTAGGTCAAGATTCCAGCAGGAAGAAGCGAGAAGAGAAACTAAAGACGGAGCAGGAAGAGTTAGCACAG AAGGCTGCGAAAGATCTTCcaccaaacactatcagaacggTTATCGGCCCTTCTGGAACTACTGTGACAATTTCTCATGATATTGGTTTGCCAAGTATTTTCGACTCCAAACCTTGCAG TTATCCTCCCCCTCGTGAGAAATGTTCTGGTCCTTCCTGTGAGAACACGTACAAGTACCGTGATTCCAAGACA AACGTTCCTCTTTGCAGTCTCAAGTGCTACAAGGCAATTCATGAAAAGATGCAGGATGAAAAGGCCAGCTAA